The following are from one region of the Geoalkalibacter subterraneus genome:
- a CDS encoding TlpA disulfide reductase family protein encodes MIRLLAFFAGIFLLAAPMAALAGSPRPDAPPAPTVRVGSVAPDFTLKTFSGAEVTLANLRGKVVMINFWATWCPPCREEMPSMERLYQRMQGKPFEMLAINVEEDARQVLGDFLRKTPLSFPIPLDTNRQAQELYRVYRFPETFIVDPNGVVVNHIIGPRDWATSDTIDYLTSLMSQ; translated from the coding sequence ATGATCCGTCTATTGGCTTTTTTTGCGGGGATTTTTCTTTTAGCTGCGCCTATGGCTGCCCTGGCCGGTTCGCCCCGTCCGGACGCACCGCCTGCTCCAACAGTGCGGGTCGGCAGCGTCGCGCCGGACTTCACTCTCAAGACCTTCAGTGGTGCCGAGGTCACTCTCGCCAATCTGCGCGGCAAGGTGGTGATGATCAATTTCTGGGCGACCTGGTGCCCTCCGTGTCGGGAAGAGATGCCGTCCATGGAACGTTTGTATCAGCGCATGCAGGGCAAACCCTTCGAAATGCTTGCCATCAATGTAGAAGAGGATGCGCGCCAGGTCCTGGGAGATTTTCTCCGGAAGACGCCTCTCTCTTTCCCGATTCCCCTCGATACCAACCGTCAGGCCCAGGAACTCTACCGGGTTTACCGGTTTCCTGAAACCTTCATCGTTGACCCCAATGGCGTCGTAGTCAATCATATTATCGGTCCGCGGGATTGGGCAACGTCCGACACCATCGATTACCTCACCAGCCTGATGAGCCAGTAG
- a CDS encoding metallopeptidase family protein gives MTAAEFEKHVARAISAIPPQFIERVDNLSFQVHPWADEETLQCVGLADPRDLLGYYMGWPLPERTHDYGSCPPDVIIIYQGAVESYIEETGQPLEKVLLETVMHELAHYFGFSEDEMAIVERLWEQES, from the coding sequence ATGACTGCTGCCGAATTTGAAAAACACGTGGCGCGCGCCATATCCGCGATTCCGCCCCAATTTATAGAGCGGGTCGACAACCTCTCTTTTCAGGTTCATCCCTGGGCCGACGAGGAGACGCTGCAGTGCGTTGGACTGGCCGATCCGCGGGACCTGCTCGGCTATTACATGGGCTGGCCCCTGCCCGAGCGGACCCATGACTACGGCAGCTGCCCTCCCGATGTCATCATCATTTATCAAGGTGCGGTTGAGAGTTACATTGAAGAAACCGGCCAGCCACTGGAAAAGGTTCTACTTGAAACCGTCATGCATGAACTGGCGCATTATTTCGGATTTTCCGAAGACGAAATGGCCATTGTCGAACGTCTTTGGGAGCAGGAGTCTTGA
- the kdsB gene encoding 3-deoxy-manno-octulosonate cytidylyltransferase yields the protein MKVAAIIPARYASSRFPGKPLVDIFGKPMIQRVYERVAQVPGISRVIVATDDQRIYDAVNGFGGQARMTRDNHPSGTDRLAEVAADLDDDLVVNVQGDEPLIDPRMVEAALAPMRHNGSILMGTLKTPLRSAEEFLNPNVVKVVTDQEGFALYFSRAPIPHPRDFADELSAEFSRMVAFKHVGLYVYRRDFLLEFPRLQPTPLEALEKLEQLRALEHGIRIHVAFTELVSTGVDTPADLEKVRAVLQQG from the coding sequence ATGAAAGTTGCCGCCATCATTCCGGCCCGTTATGCTTCGAGCCGTTTTCCCGGCAAGCCTCTGGTCGATATTTTCGGCAAGCCGATGATTCAGAGGGTCTATGAGCGTGTGGCGCAGGTCCCCGGCATCAGCCGCGTGATCGTTGCAACCGATGACCAGCGTATTTATGACGCGGTGAACGGTTTCGGCGGCCAGGCCCGCATGACGCGCGACAACCATCCTTCTGGCACCGACCGACTGGCCGAGGTGGCGGCGGATCTTGATGATGATCTGGTGGTCAACGTGCAGGGGGATGAACCTCTGATCGACCCGCGAATGGTGGAAGCGGCGTTGGCTCCCATGCGTCACAACGGCAGCATTCTCATGGGGACGCTAAAAACCCCACTACGGTCCGCAGAGGAGTTTCTCAATCCCAACGTGGTCAAGGTGGTCACCGACCAGGAGGGGTTCGCCCTTTATTTTTCCCGTGCACCCATTCCCCACCCGCGAGATTTCGCGGATGAGCTGTCCGCCGAGTTTTCCCGCATGGTCGCCTTCAAACATGTCGGGCTTTATGTGTATCGGCGCGATTTTCTCCTTGAATTTCCCCGTCTGCAACCCACCCCTCTCGAGGCGCTGGAAAAGCTTGAGCAGCTGCGCGCCCTCGAACATGGGATTCGCATTCACGTGGCCTTCACCGAGTTGGTTTCTACGGGAGTGGATACGCCGGCAGATCTCGAAAAAGTACGTGCCGTTCTGCAGCAAGGGTAG
- the kdsA gene encoding 3-deoxy-8-phosphooctulonate synthase: protein MACKTTIGNITMGEGFPLVLIAGPCVIEDEEATLRIASFLRKLGEDLGIGIIFKASFDKANRTSISSFRGPGMEEGLRILSRVKEQVGLPLLSDIHEISQISPAAEVLDVLQIPAFLSRQTDLLVAAARSGRVVNVKKGQFLAPWDMANVVEKIEESGNDRILLTERGASFGYNNLVVDMRSLVIMREMGHPVVFDATHSVQLPGGAGTASAGQRQYVGALSRAAAAVGIDGLFWEVHENPDAARCDGPNSLALDHLRPMLEQILAIDALVRKEIPSHD from the coding sequence ATGGCCTGTAAAACTACCATCGGCAATATCACCATGGGGGAGGGCTTCCCCCTGGTTCTGATTGCGGGCCCCTGCGTCATCGAGGATGAGGAGGCGACCCTGCGCATTGCTTCTTTCCTGAGGAAGCTTGGCGAGGACCTCGGTATTGGAATCATCTTCAAGGCTTCCTTTGATAAGGCCAACCGCACCTCGATCTCCTCATTCCGGGGTCCTGGGATGGAGGAGGGGCTGCGAATTCTTTCCCGCGTGAAAGAGCAGGTCGGCCTGCCGCTGCTGTCCGATATTCATGAGATCAGCCAGATTTCCCCGGCAGCCGAAGTGCTTGATGTCCTCCAGATTCCGGCCTTTCTTTCACGGCAGACCGATCTTCTGGTGGCCGCTGCGCGCAGCGGCAGGGTGGTCAATGTCAAGAAAGGTCAGTTTCTTGCCCCCTGGGACATGGCCAATGTGGTGGAAAAAATCGAAGAGTCGGGCAACGACCGCATTCTGCTGACTGAGCGCGGAGCGTCGTTCGGCTACAACAACCTGGTCGTTGATATGCGTTCACTGGTGATTATGCGTGAAATGGGGCATCCGGTTGTTTTTGATGCGACTCATTCCGTTCAATTGCCGGGCGGGGCAGGAACCGCCAGTGCCGGCCAGCGCCAGTATGTCGGTGCGTTATCGCGAGCCGCCGCCGCTGTCGGAATCGATGGACTGTTCTGGGAAGTCCATGAAAATCCGGATGCCGCGCGATGCGATGGGCCCAACAGCCTTGCACTGGATCATCTCCGCCCCATGCTTGAACAGATCCTGGCGATCGACGCACTGGTCAGAAAAGAGATTCCTTCACATGATTGA
- a CDS encoding CTP synthase — MKTKFIFITGGVVSSLGKGLAAAAIGALLEARGLRVSMQKMDPYINVDPGTMSPFQHGEVFVTDDGAETDLDLGHYERFTSASLTRKSNFTTGQVYDSVIRKERRGDYLGGTVQVIPHITNEIKSKIFENAKGVDVAIVEVGGTVGDIESLPFLEAIRQFRTDRGAENVLYIHLTLVPYISTAGELKTKPTQHSVKELREIGIQPDILLCRCDREVPRDMKSKIALFCNVREEAVITARDVETIYEVTIAYHEQGLDERIIEFLNIWTKAPDLTAWHRIVKRVKEPASEVTIAIVGKYVELTESYKSLSEALIHGGIANDCRVVLHYVDSEAIERHGVGETFDGVDGILVPGGFGERGSEGKIESIRYARENNIPFFGICLGMQMAVVEFARHVCGLEDANSTEFREEARNPVIHIMEVQKKVIRKGGTMRLGAYDCALEEGTLARRIYGKPMISERHRHRYEFNNTYRDQLREGGLGLSGVNPGTDLIEIVELSDHPWFLACQFHPEFRSRPMDPHPLFESFIGACLKQREAL, encoded by the coding sequence ATGAAAACCAAATTTATCTTTATTACCGGCGGCGTCGTGTCGTCGCTTGGAAAAGGGCTGGCGGCCGCCGCCATAGGTGCGCTGCTCGAGGCTCGAGGCCTGCGGGTGTCCATGCAGAAGATGGACCCTTATATCAACGTGGACCCCGGCACCATGAGCCCTTTTCAGCACGGCGAGGTTTTCGTCACGGATGACGGGGCCGAAACCGATCTGGACCTCGGCCATTATGAGCGTTTCACCAGCGCCAGCCTGACCCGCAAGTCCAACTTCACGACCGGCCAGGTTTACGACTCCGTCATCCGCAAAGAGCGCCGGGGGGATTATCTCGGCGGTACCGTCCAGGTTATTCCCCATATCACCAATGAGATCAAGTCGAAGATCTTCGAAAACGCTAAAGGCGTCGATGTCGCCATCGTCGAGGTCGGTGGTACGGTCGGCGACATTGAATCTCTTCCTTTCCTGGAAGCCATCCGGCAGTTCCGAACGGACCGCGGCGCCGAAAATGTCCTCTATATCCATCTGACCCTGGTTCCCTATATTTCCACGGCAGGCGAGCTCAAGACCAAGCCGACCCAGCACAGCGTCAAAGAGCTGCGGGAGATCGGCATTCAGCCCGATATCCTTCTCTGCCGCTGCGACCGGGAAGTGCCGCGGGACATGAAGAGCAAGATTGCCCTGTTCTGCAATGTGCGCGAAGAGGCCGTGATCACGGCACGGGATGTGGAAACCATTTATGAGGTGACCATCGCCTACCATGAACAGGGGCTTGACGAGCGGATCATCGAATTTCTCAACATCTGGACCAAAGCCCCGGACCTGACCGCCTGGCATCGCATCGTCAAAAGGGTCAAGGAGCCGGCCTCCGAGGTGACGATCGCCATTGTCGGCAAATATGTGGAGCTGACGGAAAGCTACAAGTCTCTTTCCGAAGCCCTGATTCACGGCGGCATTGCCAATGATTGCCGTGTCGTGCTGCACTACGTTGACTCGGAAGCCATTGAGCGCCATGGGGTTGGCGAGACTTTTGACGGGGTCGACGGAATTCTCGTTCCTGGTGGGTTCGGCGAGCGCGGCAGTGAAGGAAAAATCGAATCGATTCGCTATGCCCGGGAAAACAATATTCCCTTTTTCGGCATCTGTCTCGGCATGCAGATGGCGGTGGTCGAGTTTGCCCGCCATGTCTGCGGCCTGGAGGATGCCAATTCCACGGAATTTCGCGAAGAGGCTCGCAACCCCGTGATTCATATCATGGAAGTGCAGAAGAAAGTGATCCGCAAGGGCGGCACCATGCGTCTGGGGGCTTATGACTGCGCCCTGGAAGAAGGGACGCTGGCGCGCCGAATTTACGGCAAGCCGATGATCAGTGAACGCCATCGCCATCGGTATGAGTTCAACAATACCTATCGCGATCAATTGCGGGAAGGCGGCCTGGGGCTGTCCGGAGTCAATCCGGGCACAGACCTGATTGAAATTGTCGAACTCAGCGACCACCCCTGGTTTCTTGCCTGCCAGTTCCACCCGGAATTCCGTTCCCGGCCTATGGATCCCCACCCCTTGTTCGAGTCGTTCATCGGCGCCTGTCTCAAGCAACGGGAGGCACTGTAG
- a CDS encoding cytochrome c biogenesis CcdA family protein, whose protein sequence is MSANADITFWIAFSAGILSFFSPCVLPLIPSYLTYITGISFGQLKDAHPSTKVRVSVVFHSLVFILGFSLVFVTMGAIAGWASHSFQSHLREGLGIVQKVGGVLIFLFGLHLSGLFHFGVLLGEKRVHLASKPTGFIGTLLVGVAFAAGWTPCIGPILGAILALAAGTSGGVSKGVYLLSAYSAGLGIPFLAAGVLFHSFLSFFNRFKKHIRVMEIVSGGLLMVVGIMLFFDLFSRLTGYLYRIMPVTG, encoded by the coding sequence ATGAGCGCCAATGCGGATATTACTTTCTGGATCGCTTTTTCAGCAGGGATTCTCTCATTCTTCTCCCCCTGCGTTCTGCCTCTTATCCCCTCGTATCTGACCTACATTACCGGTATTTCCTTCGGTCAGCTCAAGGATGCCCACCCCAGCACCAAGGTGCGGGTGTCGGTGGTTTTCCACTCCCTGGTCTTTATTCTCGGGTTCTCCCTGGTTTTCGTGACCATGGGCGCGATAGCCGGCTGGGCGTCCCACTCCTTTCAGAGTCATCTGCGAGAAGGACTCGGCATCGTTCAAAAGGTCGGGGGCGTCCTGATCTTTCTCTTCGGTCTGCATCTCTCGGGGCTGTTTCACTTCGGGGTTCTCCTGGGTGAAAAGCGCGTTCACCTTGCGAGCAAACCCACCGGCTTCATCGGCACGCTCCTGGTGGGCGTGGCCTTTGCCGCAGGCTGGACGCCCTGCATCGGCCCCATTCTCGGAGCAATACTGGCTCTTGCCGCCGGCACCAGCGGTGGGGTGAGCAAGGGGGTTTACCTGCTTTCAGCCTATTCTGCCGGGCTTGGGATCCCGTTTCTTGCAGCCGGCGTGCTGTTTCACAGTTTTCTCTCCTTCTTCAACCGTTTCAAAAAACACATCCGCGTCATGGAAATCGTTTCCGGCGGGTTGCTGATGGTGGTCGGAATCATGCTGTTCTTCGATCTTTTCTCCAGGTTGACCGGTTATCTCTATCGCATTATGCCGGTGACAGGGTAG
- a CDS encoding Fur family transcriptional regulator, protein MDRIRDRFRSYLSDQGLKSTQQREIILDEFLKAGAHLSTEELYLKIRKKHPHIGYATVYRTLKLFSECGIAEEHNFGDGQTRYETVAGESHHHDHLICTECKRIIEFEDPRIEQMQDEVAARHGFKILNHRLELYGLCDDCRKKHSS, encoded by the coding sequence ATGGATCGCATCAGGGACAGGTTTCGCTCCTACCTTTCCGACCAGGGGTTGAAATCGACCCAACAGCGGGAAATCATTCTTGACGAGTTTCTGAAGGCCGGCGCCCATCTGTCGACTGAAGAGCTTTATCTGAAAATCCGCAAAAAGCATCCGCATATCGGTTATGCCACTGTTTACCGGACCCTGAAACTCTTTTCCGAATGCGGAATTGCGGAAGAACACAACTTCGGTGATGGTCAGACCCGCTATGAAACGGTGGCGGGAGAATCCCATCATCACGATCATCTGATCTGCACCGAATGCAAGCGCATCATTGAATTTGAGGATCCCCGCATCGAGCAGATGCAGGACGAGGTCGCAGCGCGACACGGTTTCAAGATTCTCAACCATCGGCTGGAGCTTTACGGCCTCTGCGATGATTGCCGTAAAAAGCACTCATCCTGA
- the feoB gene encoding ferrous iron transport protein B has product MKSESTPSAKDLPKVILVGNPNVGKSVLFNVLTGAYTTVSNYPGTSVEISLGQCDIEGRKFEVIDTPGMYSLMPITEEERVARTILLEQHPYAVVHVIDARNLDRMLPMTVQLIEAGLPVVLVVNIMDEAERLGMKIDIDLLQEKLGVPVVGAVMARRQGLARLQEILKDYDASRHAVFGYAADLEQDIKGVASCLKGDYRLSPRALALLLLQRDEEIESLVESTEKENFTAVRAAVNEVVFERRTDLHLRISLERKRVCKGLLDGVIHQSESGTLAWTERLSQITMNPWTGVPFLLLILYFGLYKFVGGFGAGTVVDFLEGVLFEEHINPWIMGLGERYLVWEWLYELLVGEYGVLTLGVRYAVALVLPIVGTFFLAFSLIEDTGYFPRLAMLVDRVFKRIGLNGRAVIPIVLGFGCDTMATMVTRTLETTRERVISTILLALAIPCSAQLGVILGLLSGVPGALLVWTLCIVLIFLLIGWLAARVMPGEQPMFYMEIPPLRLPQFRNVMVKTLTRMQSYFIEIFPLFILASVLLWAGKMSGVLEKIVASLHPVMSLLGLPNQASAAFIFGFFRRDFGAAGLYDLQTSGLLTPVQLTVAAVTLTLFVPCIAQFLMMKKERGWRVSLSILVFVSILAFTSGALLNRFLLMTGLLS; this is encoded by the coding sequence ATGAAGTCTGAGTCAACCCCTTCCGCGAAGGATCTTCCCAAAGTCATCCTCGTCGGCAACCCCAATGTCGGTAAAAGTGTCCTGTTCAATGTTCTGACCGGCGCTTACACGACGGTCTCCAATTATCCCGGAACCTCGGTTGAAATCTCCCTGGGGCAGTGCGATATCGAAGGCCGCAAGTTCGAGGTGATCGATACGCCCGGCATGTACTCTCTGATGCCGATTACCGAGGAAGAGCGCGTCGCCCGCACGATCCTGCTCGAGCAGCATCCCTATGCGGTGGTTCATGTCATCGATGCGCGCAATCTCGATCGCATGCTGCCCATGACCGTGCAGCTGATCGAGGCCGGGCTTCCCGTGGTGCTGGTTGTCAACATCATGGATGAAGCCGAACGTCTCGGCATGAAGATCGATATCGACCTGTTGCAGGAAAAGCTGGGGGTCCCGGTTGTCGGGGCGGTGATGGCGCGGCGTCAGGGATTGGCGCGCCTCCAGGAGATTTTGAAGGACTACGACGCCTCCCGGCACGCTGTTTTCGGCTATGCAGCAGATCTTGAGCAGGATATCAAGGGAGTTGCCTCTTGCCTGAAGGGCGATTATCGACTTTCCCCTCGCGCTCTGGCCCTGCTGTTACTGCAGCGCGATGAAGAGATCGAAAGCCTTGTTGAGAGCACGGAGAAAGAAAATTTCACCGCGGTGCGTGCCGCCGTCAATGAGGTTGTTTTCGAGCGTCGTACAGACCTTCATCTACGCATCAGCCTTGAGAGAAAACGCGTCTGCAAAGGGCTGCTGGATGGCGTGATCCATCAAAGCGAATCCGGTACCCTTGCCTGGACAGAGCGCCTTTCACAGATTACCATGAACCCCTGGACGGGGGTTCCCTTCCTGCTGCTGATCCTCTATTTTGGTTTGTACAAATTCGTCGGCGGCTTCGGCGCCGGCACGGTGGTCGACTTTCTTGAAGGCGTCCTGTTCGAGGAGCATATCAACCCCTGGATCATGGGGCTGGGCGAGCGCTATCTCGTCTGGGAATGGCTTTACGAACTGCTGGTGGGCGAATACGGTGTTCTGACCTTGGGGGTGCGCTATGCGGTCGCCCTGGTGCTGCCCATCGTCGGGACGTTCTTCCTTGCCTTCAGTCTGATCGAAGATACCGGTTATTTCCCGCGACTGGCGATGCTGGTCGACCGGGTATTCAAGCGTATCGGTCTCAATGGGCGTGCGGTGATCCCCATTGTGCTCGGTTTCGGTTGCGACACCATGGCGACCATGGTCACCCGAACCCTGGAGACGACACGCGAACGCGTCATTTCCACCATTCTGCTGGCGCTGGCTATCCCGTGCAGTGCCCAGCTCGGGGTGATATTGGGGCTGCTCTCAGGAGTCCCAGGTGCCCTGCTGGTCTGGACCCTCTGCATTGTCCTGATCTTCCTGCTGATCGGCTGGCTGGCGGCGCGGGTGATGCCGGGTGAGCAGCCGATGTTCTATATGGAGATACCTCCTTTGCGTCTGCCCCAATTTCGCAACGTCATGGTCAAAACCCTGACGCGGATGCAATCTTATTTTATCGAAATTTTCCCCCTGTTTATTCTGGCTTCGGTCTTGCTGTGGGCGGGTAAGATGAGCGGGGTGCTCGAAAAGATCGTTGCTTCACTCCATCCCGTCATGTCTTTGCTCGGGCTGCCGAACCAGGCCTCGGCGGCCTTCATCTTCGGATTCTTCCGGCGTGATTTCGGGGCGGCCGGCCTTTATGACCTGCAGACCAGCGGCCTGCTGACCCCGGTGCAGTTGACCGTTGCGGCAGTGACGCTGACTCTTTTCGTGCCCTGCATCGCTCAATTTCTGATGATGAAAAAAGAGCGGGGATGGCGCGTTTCACTGAGTATACTGGTTTTTGTCTCGATACTTGCTTTTACCAGCGGTGCTTTACTTAACCGCTTTCTGCTGATGACGGGGCTGCTCTCATGA
- a CDS encoding PaaI family thioesterase yields the protein MSRLLTDGEQMMRAGEALPFEMGGWIDTAPFENLLGMVIDEAASGKAVLRMPFTVKLAQGGGLMHGGAITALADTAVAMAIKSVLPEGTHFATTELTTRFMAPVQEGVLIARASVSRPQGRTFYGEAVLEDEKGEKIARFSSVFRVARGQGLEE from the coding sequence ATGTCCCGATTGCTGACGGACGGCGAACAGATGATGCGTGCTGGAGAGGCGCTGCCATTTGAGATGGGAGGCTGGATCGACACCGCTCCGTTTGAAAACCTGCTCGGTATGGTGATTGATGAAGCCGCCAGCGGGAAAGCTGTCCTGCGGATGCCGTTCACGGTAAAGCTGGCACAGGGGGGAGGGTTGATGCACGGCGGGGCGATTACCGCCCTGGCCGACACGGCCGTGGCCATGGCCATAAAAAGTGTGCTGCCTGAAGGAACCCACTTTGCAACTACCGAATTGACCACGCGCTTCATGGCTCCCGTACAGGAAGGAGTCCTGATCGCGAGAGCATCGGTCAGCCGGCCGCAGGGGCGTACTTTTTATGGCGAAGCCGTTCTGGAGGATGAAAAGGGCGAGAAAATCGCGCGTTTCTCCTCGGTTTTCCGTGTGGCGCGCGGGCAGGGGCTCGAGGAATGA
- a CDS encoding sigma-54-dependent transcriptional regulator yields MTKPTVLIIEDDASLRRVLEFSLEESGYRVLTAESGEAGLDLFRNEDPSLVITDIAMPGISGYEVLKAVKEESPDTVVIVITAFGSVEKAVEAMKLGAYDYLTKPFGRDELRLVVAKALDFRGLQAENARLREVLNDRVDFSHIVGISPRMQQVFEVVRRVAATEATVLLLGESGTGKELVARAIHHGSDRSQGPFVAVNCAAIPHDLLESTLFGHRKGSFTGAVSDRAGKFEQARGGTLFLDEVGELPIDLQPKLLRALQEREIEPVGADPVKVDVRVIAATNRQLRQAVEDGSFREDLYYRLAVIPVTLPALRERRDDIPLLVRHFVSKHGGQGVRVDDALLQKLSNLPWAGNVRELENCVERMLILRNKDRLTVEDFTPLEQSQSLDREGGQSPPLLNMPEEGVALEEIEKQAIVEALHRHGGNQTRAAAFLRIPRHTLIYRMEKYGIKR; encoded by the coding sequence ATGACGAAGCCTACAGTCCTGATCATCGAAGACGATGCCTCCCTGCGGCGCGTGCTGGAATTCAGCCTTGAAGAAAGCGGCTATCGGGTGCTGACTGCTGAAAGCGGCGAAGCAGGGCTGGACCTGTTTCGGAATGAGGACCCATCACTGGTGATCACCGATATCGCCATGCCGGGTATTTCCGGCTATGAGGTGCTCAAAGCCGTCAAGGAGGAAAGCCCCGACACCGTTGTTATCGTCATTACGGCCTTCGGTTCGGTGGAAAAAGCTGTAGAGGCCATGAAGCTGGGGGCTTATGACTACCTGACCAAACCTTTTGGCCGCGACGAACTGCGCCTGGTGGTGGCCAAGGCCCTTGATTTTCGCGGTCTGCAGGCTGAGAATGCCCGGTTGCGCGAGGTGTTGAACGACCGGGTCGACTTTTCTCATATCGTCGGAATCTCTCCGCGCATGCAGCAGGTGTTCGAGGTGGTTCGGCGTGTGGCGGCAACAGAGGCCACCGTCCTGCTGCTGGGGGAAAGTGGAACGGGGAAGGAGCTGGTCGCCCGGGCCATCCATCACGGCAGCGATCGGTCGCAGGGCCCTTTTGTGGCGGTGAACTGTGCCGCGATCCCCCACGATCTGCTGGAAAGTACCCTGTTCGGCCATCGCAAAGGATCATTTACCGGGGCGGTGAGCGATCGGGCGGGAAAATTTGAGCAGGCCCGCGGCGGGACCTTGTTTCTCGATGAAGTGGGTGAATTGCCCATTGATCTTCAGCCCAAACTGCTGCGTGCTTTGCAGGAGCGTGAAATCGAGCCGGTTGGCGCGGATCCCGTTAAAGTCGATGTGCGTGTGATTGCCGCCACCAATCGTCAGTTGCGGCAGGCTGTGGAGGACGGATCATTCCGCGAAGATCTTTACTACCGTCTTGCGGTGATTCCTGTGACCCTTCCGGCCCTGCGCGAGCGGCGAGACGATATCCCCCTGCTGGTGCGGCATTTCGTGAGCAAACATGGAGGCCAGGGGGTCAGGGTTGACGATGCGCTGCTGCAAAAACTGAGCAACCTGCCCTGGGCCGGAAATGTGCGAGAACTTGAAAACTGCGTTGAACGCATGCTGATTCTTCGAAATAAAGATCGTTTGACTGTTGAGGATTTTACTCCACTGGAGCAATCGCAGTCACTGGACAGGGAAGGGGGGCAGAGTCCGCCTTTGCTGAACATGCCCGAAGAAGGGGTTGCCCTGGAAGAGATTGAAAAGCAGGCCATTGTCGAGGCGCTTCATCGTCATGGCGGCAACCAGACGCGGGCCGCGGCATTTTTGCGCATACCGCGTCACACCCTCATTTATCGGATGGAGAAATACGGCATTAAAAGGTAG
- a CDS encoding metal-dependent transcriptional regulator: MNVSAKAEEILEALWIAVEEQGENAAHLSTLGVGPDDEALAELQRRTFVEVRGDRVYLRKEGRPEARMTVRRHRLAERLMMDIFDVKGGAGNAKACELEHLLHEGVGTKICTLLNHPTTCPHGNPIPPGKCCEDAKRHGEVGVVALTELKPGQTGEIAYLSTDEPKKMQKLMSMGVLPGTALVLNQTFPSYIFKVGHSQFAVDQDLAREIFVRKT, from the coding sequence ATGAATGTTTCCGCCAAGGCTGAAGAGATCCTTGAAGCCCTCTGGATCGCCGTTGAAGAGCAGGGGGAGAATGCGGCACATCTGAGCACGCTGGGTGTCGGCCCTGACGATGAAGCCCTGGCCGAACTGCAGCGCCGGACCTTTGTCGAAGTGAGGGGGGACCGGGTTTATCTTCGCAAGGAAGGGCGCCCTGAAGCCCGCATGACGGTGCGGCGCCACCGTCTGGCCGAGCGACTGATGATGGACATCTTCGACGTGAAGGGTGGGGCGGGCAATGCCAAAGCCTGCGAGCTGGAGCACCTGCTTCATGAAGGGGTCGGCACCAAGATCTGCACCCTGTTGAACCATCCGACGACCTGCCCGCACGGCAACCCGATTCCTCCCGGAAAATGCTGCGAGGATGCCAAGCGTCACGGTGAGGTGGGGGTTGTCGCGCTGACAGAACTCAAACCGGGGCAGACCGGGGAAATTGCTTACCTGAGCACCGACGAGCCTAAAAAAATGCAGAAACTGATGAGTATGGGCGTTCTGCCCGGGACGGCGCTGGTTCTTAACCAGACCTTTCCGTCCTATATTTTCAAAGTGGGTCATTCCCAGTTTGCGGTTGACCAGGACCTGGCTCGCGAGATTTTCGTACGCAAAACCTGA